The Nitrospiraceae bacterium genome window below encodes:
- a CDS encoding response regulator transcription factor: protein MRILLIEDDQIIADFIRKGMKEAGFIVDHWADGEIGLQAALTQDYDVGILDLMLPGVDGLTILDRIRQAKKSLPIIILSAKRTVDDRIHGLRRGGDDYLIKPFSFSELLARVESLLRRAQHVAEPSSLSFEDLQLDLLARTVSRAGKKLDLQPKEFALLEYLIRNAGHVVSKTMIMERVWDYHFDPGTNVVEARISKLREKIDKGFTLQLIHTVRGLGYVLKHPHA from the coding sequence ATGAGAATTCTGCTCATCGAAGATGACCAAATTATTGCCGATTTTATCCGGAAGGGGATGAAGGAAGCCGGGTTTATCGTCGATCATTGGGCGGATGGGGAGATTGGGTTGCAGGCGGCGCTCACTCAGGATTATGACGTGGGTATCCTGGATCTTATGCTACCGGGCGTGGATGGGTTGACGATTCTGGATCGGATCAGACAAGCCAAAAAGTCACTCCCGATTATTATCCTGAGTGCGAAACGGACCGTCGATGATCGGATCCATGGATTACGCAGAGGAGGGGATGATTATCTGATTAAACCGTTTTCCTTCAGTGAATTGCTGGCTCGTGTTGAGTCCCTGCTCCGGCGAGCGCAACATGTGGCGGAACCTTCTAGCTTGTCGTTTGAAGACTTACAGTTGGATCTTCTTGCTCGGACCGTGTCCCGAGCCGGAAAGAAGCTGGATCTCCAACCGAAAGAATTCGCTCTTCTGGAATATTTAATCCGGAATGCGGGGCATGTCGTATCTAAAACCATGATCATGGAACGGGTGTGGGATTATCATTTCGACCCCGGAACGAACGTGGTCGAAGCCCGGATCAGCAAACTCAGGGAAAAAATCGATAAAGGGTTTACCCTCCAGCTCATTCATACGGTGCGGGGGCTCGGATACGTTCTCAAACATCCTCATGCTTAG
- a CDS encoding LbtU family siderophore porin — MSLSSPINQSIGILGLLVIVGFGTLPQAAAQETTPADTTTPASKPVRIYRTPDERREAALGRQLTPWLLFGTVVDLEKDWRTTNLSHGRKSVMNPDPSLAIELGFELTSFKWLEAELLFAIEDNGRRHYQEVDEGFVGVNVGEFGAKVGLLYLPFGEFYSHFVTGPLLEFGQTRRPAGIIDYTLWETVEILGYVFDSQVNKQGTHRKVSIDWGLAAEVTLLDESIRIGGGYISDLGEGEGDFFLDFRNKFRRRVPGWNLHGMIGLAPFEFTGEIVHATESIREFPMNADKPLAYNFEVAYYPSQWDWIQFAVRYERTAELEDEPEISYGVGTTIRPFESLNLSFSGEYLHGTFKKGFALDADNNQLRSYDLFALQTTIQF, encoded by the coding sequence ATGAGCCTATCATCACCCATCAACCAGAGCATAGGCATTCTGGGCTTGCTCGTGATCGTAGGGTTCGGGACTCTTCCACAGGCCGCAGCACAGGAAACAACGCCCGCCGACACCACCACGCCTGCCTCCAAACCTGTCAGGATCTACCGAACGCCCGATGAGCGACGGGAAGCCGCATTAGGCAGACAACTCACGCCCTGGCTCCTCTTCGGAACGGTCGTCGATCTAGAAAAAGATTGGAGGACGACCAATCTTTCCCATGGACGAAAATCCGTCATGAATCCGGATCCGTCTCTGGCCATTGAATTGGGGTTCGAACTCACATCTTTCAAATGGCTTGAAGCAGAACTCCTCTTTGCGATCGAAGACAACGGACGTCGACATTATCAAGAGGTAGACGAAGGATTCGTCGGTGTGAACGTCGGAGAGTTTGGGGCCAAAGTCGGGCTGCTCTACCTTCCATTCGGAGAGTTTTACAGTCATTTCGTTACCGGTCCCTTGCTGGAATTCGGACAAACCCGAAGACCGGCCGGCATTATCGACTATACGTTGTGGGAGACGGTTGAGATTCTGGGATATGTGTTTGACAGCCAAGTCAACAAGCAGGGAACCCACAGAAAGGTTTCGATCGATTGGGGGTTGGCGGCAGAAGTAACTTTACTTGACGAATCGATCCGTATCGGCGGGGGATATATTTCCGATCTCGGAGAAGGAGAGGGAGATTTCTTTTTGGATTTCCGGAATAAGTTCAGACGACGGGTCCCAGGCTGGAACTTACACGGAATGATCGGACTCGCGCCGTTTGAATTCACTGGGGAGATTGTGCATGCCACGGAATCCATCCGTGAATTTCCCATGAATGCGGATAAACCGCTGGCCTATAACTTTGAGGTGGCCTATTACCCATCACAGTGGGACTGGATTCAGTTCGCCGTACGGTATGAGCGGACTGCCGAATTGGAAGATGAACCAGAAATTAGTTATGGGGTTGGTACCACGATCCGGCCATTTGAGAGCCTCAATCTGAGCTTCTCGGGGGAATATCTCCATGGAACCTTCAAGAAGGGATTTGCCTTGGATGCCGACAACAATCAACTACGGAGTTATGACCTGTTTGCACTCCAAACCACTATTCAGTTTTAA